The genomic segment ctctgtccttgtcctgACCTGACCCATCAGCCACTCAGGTGTCTTATCAGTTCCATGGAAGATAAACAGCCACAGGTGGACATTAAATGTTTATGTCTTGGCAGGCGGCCACCACTGATACCTAACTTAGGGAGAATGTGGGCCCAAACACGCCAGTTCTCTTCCCTGTATCACCAACACCCAAGTCCTGCTTATGGGATTATCTGTTAAAACTTCAATCTGGACGAACACTAAAAACCCCATGGGCCATACTGAACATGCACCCAACCTCTGAGCAGCAGCATTAGGGCtgactctctctccttttatcaaTCTGAGGACACGAGGTGTCCTGACACTCAGGAGTTCTCCTGGCTCACGTGATACCACTCCCCCCATCTCAAGGGAGCTCGCTGGCggctcctttatcagataaacCCTCAGTGCTGGCCCCCTGCAGGGCTGCATCAGCTCCTTTATCCCACCAACCTTAACCGTAAAATACTACAGTCCCCTGCACCCCGGTCCAGGCTCATGTAACCACTCAGTCCATGCCAGCACCAATCCCTTAGCTGGTCCCACTTTGGCCCTGGACCTTGTATAGCCCTCCACTGTAAAAACCACCTGCTTAATTAAGCAGGGTCTGAATCTCAGCACTGCTACATCTGGGTGGGACAGCTCCTTGTGATGGGGATGAGACCTTGCGTGCCATAGGATGTTCAGTGGAATCCTTGGCCTGCGGTGACCCCAGGAGTGAGAGCCAGCAGTGCACCTGGgggagtgtgggtaaaactgcccATTTGTCTTTGCTTTGACCTGTAAGACCCATATCTGTCCCCTGCCCAACTGTCCACCCTCATTCACTGTTGTTCAAGTCACTCCACTCCACTTAGGCTGACCTCTGCCCCCGGGTCACACCAAGTTTGACTCTCTCTGCAATGCTCTTACAGACCCTCATACTGATGCTCACTCAGCACTGGGGTCTCTGTTCAAATGCCACATCACAGGGCTTCCCTGCAGACTTTGCCCCACCCGGAGTCACTGTCATAATTTAATACTTCGTATGCATTAGCTAATGACTGACATACAGACTGTGGGACGAGGCGGTTGAGCAGTGTGACTGTGTAACACAGTTTAGGTAACACAGGTAAGTTTAGCACCTTATTCCTTTGGCCCAGACGGCTTTGTTGAGCCTGGTGTCAATGCGCACATCTGGAGTTCCCATCTCCTTCATGGCAAATTTCCGGATCTCTTTGAGTGCCCGAGGGGCGCGCTTCTTGAAACCCCTGAGattcaaatataaaacaaattacaTGGGTACAAAACTAAATGAAGCACATAACATCGGATGTCCTATTttcataaaacaaatttaaaccAAACCTTAACAAGGCAGGAAAAATCTTTTGCTTCACCACTATAATGCCCAGCACCTAGTGTTAGTACCGGGGACACAGAGATGCACAACCCAATTTGATTGATATACAGTCAAGGTTCATTATATGACACTCATGAGATGCTAGTACACACACTGGTTAACCCCTATCCTGATAAAAACACCCGGAAGGTCTAATAATACCGCCTACCAAGGAGAACATAATCAAAGAATGATGTTAGAATACGCCTGTACATAATGCACACAACACTTAATTAAGTGTCCTCAGGTCAAACAGAGTTATTTGTCACATTTTAAGACAGGCATGCTTTTGGAGATCATTCAATGCTTAAAGGGCAGCAGCATGAAATGAAGAGATTTCCCCTCAAGAGTCTGAGGACAGTTCATTCTACAAAGCTGACAGGAAGTGCCAGGCACTTGTTACAGCCTCATGTCGGTTCTGACTCTGAGTCAGGTACTATGAACCTATTGTTTAGGTAAGGGTACATAAATTCATTTGCATTTAATGCTATCaattaaataaagaaatgtgaaaaaacaaaactctacTATGAGTTGAAATGATCAAGCACTTGGGTAAAGTGAAGGCCATTCCAAGTGGGGCAAAGACCAAAGTCTAAAGCGGAGTCCTATCACCCCAGGACTGGACATCAGGAAGAGGCCATGCCGAGTACTGGCCTCTGCAACCCacggcacagtgcctggcacttcacAGGGCCCCACACTTGTGTATGAAGCAAACCTATGAAATCCAGTAACACTAACACATGGAGCATGCCAAAGTGACCGAATTCCTCTCTAAGACCTTTGTGACTTCCCGTGGCCTACAACACATGACTCGCCACACACCCCCACTTCACTTTGCTCTACCATGCCTCTCCCTACTCCCTCTGTTCTACCCTTGCCGGCCACCTTGTTATTTCTAGGGTATATCAAGCAACCACacttcactcactcactcaaatACTTAAGGAGCGAGAAATAAAAGGTGCTGGAATCAACAGTAGTAGCTCTAACAGACTAATCCCATTCTTCTCATAGCTTATGTGGGTGACACACAGAGTACATGAAACTGCATTTTAAGTAAGACAGCCAAAGACACATCGGAATAAAAATCTAAGATAATGATGGAAGCCACTCAGGGATCCGAGAAAAGCattcaggcagagggaaaaaagtaaacataaaacCAGTTACCCTGAATCAGGTACATGTCTGGTATGATTAATAAGAGTAAGTGCCCAGCTCTGTGGAAACACAGCAAGAACTTCGGCTTCTACGAGTGAGATGGGAAGGCAATGGAGGGTGTGAGGACAGACCAGGTGTTTGGGGGCCAGGAGGGAACCAGGAGCTGCTAACTGGAACCAtccgacagagagagagaggatggtgGTGGTACCATTGCAGCGGGCCTGGTAGTGGAAGGCAGAGCCATCAGGATACGCTCACTTGCGCACAGTGAAACAGAGAAGGCcatgagagaaacagaaaggtTAGGAGTTTGGTTTGAGAGGCCTATAACACCCAAGCGGAGACGTTAACAGGGGCTGGGCATTTGAGGCCCTAAGACTAATTACCGTTACCAAGAGTAGATGGAAAGCAGAGGGGCTGAGTCCTGGCACTCAACATTAAGAAGATGGGGTGTGAGGAGGAACCAACAAAAGAGACCAAGAAGGAGCAGGTAGAAGTGTGGGGTCTTTGGACATAAAATGAATAAAGCATTTTCTACAGAAGAATGAACTGCCAGTTGTTGCCAATCAAGTCGGGACTGAGAAATGACCAAAGGATCGAGTACCATGCAGGTCTCCACTTGGGGATTTTGTAACAAAGCACAAAGTATCTGAAACACTTCATCACCTGTAATGGCTCACAGCACACTTTCCAAACATCCCATTATCTGTGTGGCCTTTAAAATAGCACCCTTTCCACCCAGTGACTTAGTTTCCACTTGGCAGTTTTTACTGCTTTGTATCTAAATCTTGTTGCCCGACTTGCTCCACTAAGTAGGCTCTCTGGTTCCCTGCTGATCCGCAGAGCCCAGGACAGTTAAGTGCTGCATAAGCTCCCCAAATGCCTGCCTGCCTGAAATAAAGGGGCCTGGGGTGGAACGTGCTTGTTCACAAGCAGtgttaatacacagaaaaggcAGTGGATTTTTGACCCAGAAGCCACCCGAGATCCCAAATAAGACATGCTTACACACGGCCGTCACTCGGCTTGGAATGCAGAGCTGAAGTGCCCGGCCCAACGTGGACACCACTGCAAATTTAAATCAGTCGCAGAATCAGCTGCCTCGAGACGAGGACTGCCCAGTGAAGTGCAAGAAATTTTGCTCCTTGGACTGGTGCCTTAGTATTTTGCCATATAacatttgctattacaaatactcCAAAGTATACTGGAGAGATTTGATCTCTATTTTCAGCTGTAAGCACCATACGGAAAAAGGGGGAAACTCACTAACTTTAAAACTAAAACCCAAACTCCAGGGCAAAAACCAAGGACTAGATCATTCGTTATCATTCTCGATCTTCCTGTACATCACAAATCCACTCCCCCAGCGTCTTCAAAAACAAACATTGCCCTACAACCCCACCAATacattctttttctgtctctctctggtcCACTTCTGGTATTACAACTCAACCAACACAGAGCGCACGTATCTGTGTGGGTCAGAAGGCGAAAGCAATCCATTTAAGTGTTAACATTCCGGGTTGCTTTCCCTCCTATCCACGTCTTTCATCCTTTTGCCTGCCCAGGTCGAATTCAAGCACGGACACGGAGTGGAATGACTTCATCACTACCAAGTTTTCCCAAAGTGGCTCTCTCAGAGCTTTATTATGAAATGTCACGTTTCCAGTCAGGAACCTCTGAGCACCCAGCCTTCACTAGACACTGAGCTCGGGAGCCCGTGCAAGCAGGGGTCTCGTCGAGGGCAAGGATACTCACACTCCATGAATGCGCTTGTGAATGTTGATGGTGTATTCCCTGGTCACTACCTCGTTGATGGCGGAACGGCCCTTCTTCTTCTCGCCACCCTTCTTTGCAGGAGCCATCTAAATCAAGGAGACGAGCCGGCTCAGACCAGAGAGAGACGCATCCGATTGCAGAGGGTTCGGCCATTCCCTGAAGCCCCGGGTCTGGGCTAAGCCAAGCCGCCCACCCCGGGTCCAAGCATCCGCGCCCCGCAGATGCCCCCACCCCGCAAACCCCTGCAGCCCCGGCTGCTCCAAGCCTGGCCGCTCTCCCTCCCAGGCTACGGGAGCCCTTAAATGTAGCGCGGATTCCAGTCACCCCGGAACGCGGAGCCTCGGGCCAGTTCAGGAGAGAGCCCGTGGTCCCGGTCAACACACTCCGTGACGGGGATGGAACCAGATTCCTGAAACCGGCGCCTAGGGCCCATACCTACTCTGCTGGGGCCAGGTTCGGAAGGAAGAGCGCGACGTATTGTGGGAGACGGACAGCAGCGCCGCGAATACAACTTCCGGGTCGCCTGGAGGCGGCGGGCTTGGGGGTGTGGTGGGAAAGGGTGGAGGCGCGGTGCAAGCGGCTCTTACGTACGTGACGCACGCCGCGCGACCCGTGGAAGGCGAGCGGCCTTCGGGGGCGGGGCCCGGTCGGGCCGCAGCTGCGCGCTCCCGCCGTGCGCCCCAGTGTGTAGCGCCGTGCGCTCTGTCTGCTCCCTGCGGCGGAGTTTCCTCCTGCTCCGCGCGTGGGTGGCGCTGGAGggatttgtgtgttttgtttaagTCTTCGGAGGGTGCCAGAACTCAAGCCACCGTTGGATGGGAGCAGGTCGGGAGGAGCAGCCGCTCTTTTGTTTTTCCCAGTCTCCCATTGATTTGGCCACCGTTAACTGAACCTGTGTGCAGCGCCGTGCGGATGAGCAAAATACAGCTCGCTGGCGGGTGCCCACCGTCTCCGGCGACAGGAAGGCTGTAGCAGGGGCTCTGAGATCACGTATGTGAGGCAGGACTTGGCGGGACGCAGGCAGATAGAACTCAAGGCCACAGTAAGAAGTACTCAGGAGGGAACTAGTGTCATGGATCCGCAGTAAACAAAAGCCACATCGTGGACATCTGGAGAATTCAGCCTGAGAAACATGCGAGTCTTCTGATCTCATCTTGGCTGTAGCAACCACTGCCAATTGATCACGCCTGTCCATCTTGTAACAGGGTGAATTCTGCACCTCCCATTTCCTAACTTTAGTTAAAGCAAGATGTAGAGGTGGACAAAGTCTCCCCTTCTGCCGCATCAGAAAAGAAGGGCCTCTCCAGAAACCCCGAGCATCTTTCCACCAGTCATTGGCTGGTGTTGAGCTTCCCTTCTGATCATGGCTGAGAAAGCAAATACCTGCCAAAGACAAATGGGAAAGTCATGATTCCCTTAGCCTAATgatggtttttgttgttttgttttgtttttttggcctGGCCAACACACATTGCTGTCCCTCACAAAATTAGGGTTCTTTTAACAAGGAAGAAGGGGAGTTGCACTTTGTTTGAACCTAATGACACTTGCTCTACTTTCCTTCTCTCCTCACACTGCCTATTCTCTTCCTTGGGCTCAAGCACCTGAAACTTGCCTCAGGCCTTTCATACCTTAATGACCCTTTGGGATAACTTCTCTGATCCTGGCCCCCTACTCCCACTCTCTGCAGGTATGATCCTGCCCTTTGTAACTGGCTCACAGCATCTAGAGGGGAATTGAGCACTGAGGTGTCCCTGGCCACCATCCATAAGGAGGTCCCAGTATCATCACAGATCAGACGTCTGGTGCCAGCTGACTTGTTTGCATGGAAATGttatggaaaacctggactggattgctgatggaagaaccaagcagcactcggaggttttggagggtggaggtttatttcacaccagcAGCCTCAGAGCAGAGTAAtgtccaaaggtctgagccctgagcacaagcaaggggagcaatttatactaTTTTGCTTCCATATATGTGGCATTTTGGTGTGTACAGCAAGTAGGGTgaaagaggagcccagaggagtgagagaaggggagggggccAAGAGTTTTCTGCTGACCTTGTTGGCCGTGTTAAATATTATCCTTCTCAGAAACATGCAAGTTTAAAGGGAATTGAGTCAAGCTGATGGAATGTGAGTAGAGCCTACTTCTTGTTGCAGCAAACAGACCTCTCTAGTGGAAATCTACAAAACGATCCACTCAGATGTCAATTCTGTGGCTCTAAGTAAATGTTGAGCAGACATATAATTGTTTGGTTTGAAGGACTGAAAATCCCTggcctgcctcagtttctcaggTTTCTGTCCAGCCCTGCAGGCTCTTCCAGCTTCTCCTTTCATTGCAAGCTTTGGGTCATGCCGGTCAGTTACTGCTGGCCTCCCAGAGACCAGAGCCACTAGGATGAACTTCGTGTGCTTTTTAACTCTCCAGTGCCTGTTAGCTGTGCTTCTTTCTCACCCATGACTGTTTACTTTTTGTGATTATAAAGAGTCCTTAAAGTGAAAGATATGCTTTCCTGTGGGTCAGCAAGGAAGAAGTGGAGAGGTTACATCCCAGTCCTCAACAGCCTCGGGGGGCATCAAACTGTAAGGGGCTGGAGGGTTCTGCCTTGGCAGCTTTGTGCAGGGCTAAGCTCCAGGAAGGTCCAGTAGAACTTACCAAGAGTCCCTGAAaggtttttaaaaggaaaaggatgTGGTGGTGAAGAAGGTGCTTAAAGAAAATGTGTCCTGGAGCGTGTGGTTGGACCAGCATCTGGGGGTTTATGGAAGAGGCTGTGTTCCAGCTGAAGTTGGGGGGGGGGCACTTTCACATGCCACAACTGTAAATGAGGGTCCACGGAAAGAGATGGGGATGTTGGGGTGGGAGCAGATGGCTTTAAAGGGAATGAGTCACATGCAGAGTTAAACCCAGAACCTTTCAAGGGTGTATGAAGCCGTAGCCCATTTGAATATACATTTTAAGGCATATATTTAGTGAATGTGCTAAAGGGTTACCTTCCTTCCCCCACAACTGGGTATTGGCTAGTCTGGCAAAAATACTAAGAGagatttccttttgtttctaatGAGCTTTCTTCCCtggaaaaataaagctgttttGCAAAATTATAAGGCTATATATTTTAGCCATTGAAACAACCATGATATACTTAGAGAAATATGTTGTTTGTATTGCATATGTATGTTGTATGAAGTTCATATATGACTATCCAAAAATCCACATAGGGCATTTCTCTGGAGCATctaatttagttatttttctaGGTTATTAATGGCTAAAACTTTTAGGCTTCTCATAAAGAGAAATTGAAGCAATTTTGTATCAAACACCCACATTTTATGAGAATAATTTTGGCAGGACTGCAGAATGTCATGGTTTAGACAGATCTACTAGTTGACCAGTTCACCATGTTGCCTGTATAAACAAAAACTTTTATTTAATCAACTTTACTTGCCATTAGACAGAAGGTTCTAAGACTTGGTATATTCCAGAGTTCAGATTTCAGTCACTTCCTCAGAGCCAAGACTCTCTAATTTTCCAAATAGAAAGGTCATGGTTTTCTGGAAATAGGACAGGGTTGCAAAATAGTCTTTTAGTGAGCAGAATTTAATGAATCAAAAACCTAGGGAATAAACTTCTCATGTGGGTTTAAAGAAATACCACACAGTAAGTTTTCTGAGTTTAACCAGATTCTGAAAAAGTATAAGATTGAAGCAAAGCCCAATTAAATTAGTAGCACAGCACACTCCACCCTCCCTTAAAGGATTCCAGCTAGAAAACCCTAGGAAAATATGCTGTTTCCATTAAAAATCTTGTTCTACTTAAAAGTAAGGATTCTGACagccaattaaaatataaattgttaCAGAAAAATTGGGTTTACAagtatttgaattttataaaacagttAAATTATGAAAAAGTTGATCCAGTTTCACATACTTTTTGTTTTAGGAGGGTTCATATCTAGTTCCTTTGAAGAGGAAATGATCATAATGCATACAAAATACTTAGACTTATTTTTCAGGAATACAGCAACTGTGTGAATAATAAAACTCCAAGTCCCCTCACATCAGCATGATGATGCCTCATGGGGAAAGGGGACTGTCTGTAGTTGGCTGAAGCCTGAGAGGCTGCTGCTCTGTCTCCCTCAATCAAGATGACCTGTGTACATGTCtcatgcacagacacacaaacccTGTGCATGTCACTGATTTCTCAGTGTTGGAGCCCGGGGAGCTCCAACCCTGGTGAGTTTAATTACAGGTTGTGACTGCTTAGGTGCCGAATGTCCTGGTCGTCTTCCCAGATTACCACCATCTCTAAGGTTGAGATGTTCCAGGAACTTTTGCTGTCCTTTCTACAGTGAACCACTGTTTTTTTGTGGCACAACCTTTAATATAAAGATATGAAACTTGATAGACTGATACACATTGCAGCTCAAAAAGCCTAATGCCATTACCCGG from the Manis pentadactyla isolate mManPen7 chromosome 2, mManPen7.hap1, whole genome shotgun sequence genome contains:
- the RPL31 gene encoding 60S ribosomal protein L31, with amino-acid sequence MAPAKKGGEKKKGRSAINEVVTREYTINIHKRIHGVGFKKRAPRALKEIRKFAMKEMGTPDVRIDTRLNKAVWAKGIRNVPYRIRVRLSRKRNEDEDSPNKLYTLVTYVPVTTFKNLQTVNVDEN